CGCTGAAGGCCGAGGACTCGACCAACTATTCGCTGGGCGTGGTCTATCGCAAAGGCGCCTTCGAGCTGACGGTCGATGGCTACCAGATCGACGTCGACGATCGCATCGTGCTGTCGGAGCTGTTCTCGAACGCGGCCGGGGCCTCCAACCCCAACGCCGCCCAGATCGGCGCCCTGCTGGCCCCCTACGGCACGACGGCGGCGCGGTTCTTCATCAACGGCGTCGACACCTCGACCAAGGGCGTCGACGTGGTGGCGCGTTACCGGATCAATGACGAGCAGGCCGGGATCTTCGACCTGACCCTGGCGGCCAACCTCAACGACTTCAGCGTCGAAAAGACCCCGGTCACCACCACCCTGGCCACGCCGCAGTCGCTGTTCGCCCGTCAAGCCACCCTGCGCTTCGAAAAGGGCACCCCGCGCGAGAAGATCACCCTGCAGGGCGACTGGACCAAGGATCAGTGGGGCGCGACCCTGCGCTCCACCTTCTACGGCGACGTCCTGGCCCCTGGCACGGCCAACGACGGCAGCACCGACTGGAAGACCGGCGCCAGCGGCGTGGTCGACGCCGAGGTCCGCTACACCTTCCCGATCGGCCTGACCCTGTCGGCCGGGGCCGACAACCTGTTCGACCAGTACACCAACCAGATCCCGCCCAACCTCAACACCAGCGGCGCGGGCCCCTATTCCAACTTCTCGCCCTACGGCTTCAATGGGCGCTTCCTCTACACGCGTTTGAGCTACAGCTGGTAAGGCTCTGACTCGGTTGAACTAAGCGGAAAGGGCGCGGCGAGCGATCGTCGCGCCCTTTTCAATACGTCCGATTCCGTCGTACGAGAGGCTCAGAACATACATAAAACATCCCCGTTCATCTGAAGCCTCACCGGTCGCTCCTGAGACCCGTTCGCGTTAACGTGTGCCAATGTCTCTCGTCCCCGCTCTAGACCTCCGCCCATCCTCCCCGATGGGCGATATCGTCGTCGCCGTCGCGCCGCATAACCTGGAAGCCGAACAGGCGCTGCTGGGCGTGCTGCTGTACGACAACGCCGCCTACGAGCGCCTGACCGACAGCCTGCAGGGCCGTCACTTCTACGAACCCTTCCACCAGCGGCTGTTCCAGTCGATCGAGACCCACATCCGCAAGGGCCAGTTGGCCGAGCCGATCCTCCTGGCCGACGAGTTCAAGCACGATCCGGCCTTCGACGAGCTGGGCGGCCTGCGCTACCTGGCCGATCTGGTCGACCGCGCCCCGCCCGCCGCCAACGTCGGCGACTACGCGCGCGCCGTGTTCGACCTGGCCCTGCGCCGCGACCTCATCCGCATCGGCGGCGAGATCGCCTCCACCGCGCACGGCGGCGTCAGCAAGGACGACGTCAAGGTTCCGGCTCGCGACCAGATCGAAGCGGCCGAACAGCAGCTCTACACCCTGGCCGAAAGCGGCGCGGCCAGCTCCGGCTTCGTCAGCTTCGGCGACGCCCTGCGCGGCGCCGTCGAGATGACCGCCGAGGCCTACAGCCGCGACGGCGGCATGTCGGGCCTGGCCAGCGACCTGATCGACCTGGACACCAAGATCGGCGGCCTGCACCCCTCCGACTTGATCGTGCTGGCCGGCCGTCCGTCGATGGGCAAGACCGCCCTGGCGACCAACATCGCCTTCAACGTCGCCAAGAAGTACGCCTGGGAGCCCCAGCCGGACGGCACCAAGAAGACCGTCAGCGGCGGCGTCGTGGCCTTCTACTCGCTGGAAATGAGCGCCGAACAGCTGGCCCTGCGTATGCTGGCCGACGCCTCGGGCGTGTCGGGCGACAAGCTCCGCAAGGGCGAGATCGACGCCTCGGAATTCGGCCGGGTGCGCGACGCGGCCATCGAGTTGCAGGAAGCCCCGCTCTATATCGACGCCACCGGCGGTATCTCGATCGCCAAGCTGACCGCCCGGGCCCGTCGCCTGAAGCGCCAGGTGGGCCTGGACCTGATCGTCGTCGATTACCTGCAGCTGGTCACCGGTTCGGACCTGGGCTCGAACGCCAACCGCGTGCAGGAAGTCTCGCAAATCACCATGGGCCTCAAGGCCTTGGCCAAGGAACTTGCTTGCCCGGTGATCGCCCTGTCGCAGCTGTCGCGTCAGGTCGAGCAGCGCGAGGACAAGCGCCCGCAGCTGTCCGACCTTCGTGAATCCGGCTCGATCGAGCAGGACGCCGACATGGTCTGGTTCGTCTATCGCGAAAGCTACTACGTCGGCCGCGCCGAGCCCCGCGAAGGCACGCCCGAGCACCTGCAATGGCAGGAGGACATGGATCGCCTGCAAGGCCTGGCCGAGGTGATCATCGCCAAGCAGCGTCACGGCCCCATCGGCACCGTGCGCCTGTCGTTCAACAGCGACACCACGCGCTTCGGCAACCTGGCCCGCGACCACTATTTCCACCAGATGCGCAGCGGCAGCGAGGAATAGGCTTCACGCGTTTGACGTGAACGGACGGACTGGGCCAGGGTGGCCCGTCCGCCGCTCCGGTTTGCTTGCAAGGTCGCCCGATGGAGTTCAATCCCCTGCCGGTGTCGACCGCGGTCGGCGCGTTCCTGCTGGCCTTCCCGGCCCTGTTCTCGATCGTCAATCCGATCGGCTCGGCCCTGATCTTCCACCAGTTGCTGGCCGACCATCCGCCCGAGACCCGTCGACGCCTGGCGCCGACCATCGCGATCTACGCCTTCTGCATTCTGCTGGGCTCGCTGCTGTTGGGCGGCTACATCCTGAACTTCTTCGGGGTCAGCCTGGGCGCGTTGCGGGTGGCCGGCGGGCTGGTGGTGGCGATCCGCGCCTGGGCGCTCTTGATGTCGCCCGAGGTCCACGCAGAGCACAAGACCGGCGACGCCGCACCGATTCTGACCCGGGCCGAGGACATCGCCTTCTTTCCCCTGACCATGCCGTTCACGACCGGTCCCGGCGCGATCTCGGTCGCCATCGCCCTGTCGTCCCAGCGGCCGGCCGGCGGGAGCTCGGTCATTCCATTCTTCGCCGGCGCCAGCCTGGCGGCCGGCGTGATCGCGGTGCTGGTGTGGCTGCTCTATCGCGCCTCGGACCGGGTGCTGGCTTTCCTGGGCGTCTCGGGCGCACGAGTGATGTCGCGGCTGATGGCGTTCCTGCTGATGTGCATCGGCGTGCAGATCGTCGCCAGCGGGGTCGAGAACCTGGCCGTCCAGTTCCTGGCCCGGCATTGAGCCTGCACAGCATCTGGACTGGCCTTGGGACGCGCGCTCGGCTACGTCCCGGCCCGTGACCGAAGCCAGCCTCCTCACGATCGACCTCGACGCTCTGGCGTCCAACCACGCCGTGCTCAAGGCCGCCGCCGGCGGTGTCGAGCTCGCGCCGGCCGTGAAGGCCGACGGCTATGGCCTGGGCGCGGCCCTGGTGGCCGGACGGCTGTGGGACGAAGGCGCGCGGAGCTTCTATGTCGCCCGCCTGTCCGAGGGCATGACCTTGCGGCGATCCCTGGGCGATCGCGCGGCGACGATCTACCTGCTGGACGGCGTAACCCCCGGCTCGGCCCCGGCCATCGAGGCGGCCGGCCTGACCCCGGTGCTCAACAGCCTGCCGCAGATCGAGGCCTGGAACAGCCACGCGCGCGGCCGCGTGCTGGAGGCCGCCCTGCACATCGACACCGGCATGAACCGCCTGGGCCTGCGTCCGGAGGAAGCGGTCGTGCTGACCGGCGCGATGGACAGGCTGAAGTTCCTCAACATCACCCTGGTGATCAGCCACCTGGCCTGCGCCAGCGAGCCCGACCACGCGCTGAACGCTCGCCAGCTGGCGCGCTTCACCGAGACCGCCGCCCTGTTCCCCAACGCCCGACGCAGCCTGGCCAATTCCGGCGGCGTCTTCCTGGGCGGCGACTACCACTTCGACCAGTGCCGGCCGGGGATCAGCCTCTATGGCGGCGGTCCGCGCGACGTGCCCGACGCCCGGATCAAGGCGGTGGCGACGCTGGAAGCGCCGATCCTGCAGGCCCGCGTCGTGCCGCGCGGCGAAAGCATCGGCTACGGCGCGGCCTTCACCGCCCAGGACACGACCCGCGTGGCCATCCTCGCGGCTGGCTACGCCGACGGCGTGCCTCGCGCGGCCCATCCGCGTGGCGCGGTGTGGTTCGACGGCGCCCTGCGGCCGATGCTGGGCCGGGTGTCGATGGACCTGATCGCCGTCGACATCACCGACTGCGACGCCGCTCGCCCCGGCGCGATGATGCAGATCATCGGTCCGGACCTGCCGGTGGACGACGCCGCCGCGGCGGCGGGCACCACGGCTTATGAGTTGCTGACGCGGATCGCGCCCAGGGCGCGCCGGGTCGTGAAGGGCTGATCCAGCCCCACGTCCGCCTTTGGCGCACCCGCCGGCCACTGTAGGCTCCAGTCACTCTCGAATCAGGAGCACTCATGGCCCGCGACGGCGCCGTCTACGCCTGCCAGTCCTGCGGCGCGGTCACGACCAAGTGGTCGGGGCAGTGCTCGGCCTGCCAGAGCTGGAACAGCCTGGTCGAGGAAACCGGCGTTCGTGCTCCGGGGGCCTTGTCGGTCACCAAGGCCAGCCGCGCACGGGGCCTGCAGTTCACCGGCCTGGAAAGCGACACCCCCGCCCCGCCCCGCATCATCACCGGCGTCGACGAGTTCGACCGGGTGTGCGGCGGCGGCGTGGTGCCCGGCTCGGCCATCCTGATCGGCGGCGACCCTGGCGTGGGCAAGTCCACCCTGCTGCTGGAGGTGGTGGCCAAGGCCAGCCTCAAGGGCGTTTCGTGCGCCTACATCTCCGGCGAGGAGGCCGTGGCCCAGATCCGGGGCCGCGCCGAGCGCATGGGCTTCGCCCAGGCCCCCGTGAAGCTGGCGGCCGAGAGCAGCCTGCGCGACATCCTCGACGGCTTGAAGCGCGACAACTTCGACCTTGTCGTCATCGACTCGATCCAGACCATGTGGAGCGACGCCCACGAGGCCGGGCCCGGCACGGTCACCCAGGTGCGGGCCTGCGCCCAGGAGCTGGTGCGCCTGGCCAAGAAGAAGGGCGTGGCCATCCTGCTGGTCGGCCACGTCACCAAGGACGGCCAGATCGCCGGCCCGCGCGTGGTCGAACACCTGGTCGACGCGGTGCTCAGCTTCGAAGGCGAGCGCGGCTATCCGTTCCGGATCCTGCGCGGCGCCAAGAACCGCTTCGGGGCCACCGACGAGATCGGCGTGTTCGAGATGGGCGATTCCGGCCTGCGCGAGGTGAAGAACCCCTCGGCCCTCTTTCTCAACGAGGGCGGCGAGCGGGCGGCGGGCGCGGCGGTGTTCGCCGGCATCGAGGGTTCGCGGCCCGTCCTGGTGGAGTTCCAGGCCCTGGTCGCGCCCTCCGCGTACGGAACGCCCAGACGCGCCGTGGTCGGATGGGATTCCGGACGCCTGGCCATGGTGCTCGCCGTGCTTGAATCACGGTGCGGCCTTGGTTTTGGCAACAAGGACGTCTATCTGAACGTCGCTGGCGGCCTGCGGATCACCGAGCCGGCGGCGGACTTGGCGGCGGCGGCGGCCCTGGCCTCCTCGGCCCTCGACATCGCCCTGCCGCAGGACTGCGTCGTCTTCGGCGAAGTCAGCCTGTCCGGTGAAGTGCGGCCCGTGAGCCGTATGGAGACACGTTTGAAAGAGGCCGCGAAACTCGGCTTTGGCCGAGCTCTGGGACCGCTGTCGGGACTTCCCGAGGGCGGCGGAGCTCTGCCCGTGGCGGGCGTGGCCCGTCTGGCCGACGCGGTGCGCCGCATCGGCGACGAGATCTGGGGCCAGCTGACGTGACGCCTTTCGACATCATCTTCGGCCTGATCCTGCTGGTCTCGGCCGTGGTCGGCTTCGCGCGCGGCGCGTCGCGCGAGCTGACCTCGGCCCTGTCGTTCATCGTCGCCGCCCTACTCTCCCTGCTGGCCCTGCGCGTCACCGGTCCGCTGTTTCGCGGTTTGATGGACCCGGACTGGGCGGCCACGGCGGCCGCCATTCTGGTCACCTTCGTCATCATCTTCGTGGCTCTGCGCCTGGTCGGCGCCCAGATCACCAAGACCCTACATGCCGACGGCGCCCTGGGCACGCTGGACCGGCTGATGGGCCTGGCGTTCGGCCTGATCCGAGGCCTGGTGGTGCTGGGCGTGTTCAGCCTGGTGTTTCATATGGCCACACCCCCTGACCGCGTTCCTAGCTGGATGTCCAAGTCGGCTCTATATCCGCTGTCGAACGCCGCCGGTCGGGTGCTGAAGGTCTTCGCCCCCAAGGGCGCGGGCCTGGCCGGCAAGCTGGCCCCCGCCATCGAGGACGCCGTTCATGACGGCGCCAGTGACAAACCGTCCGACCGCAAGTCGGGCGAAGCAGGTTATGATAAGAACCAGCGTCGTTCCGTCGACGATCTGGTGGAGAAATCGCGATGACGTCCTTCGGCCAGTCGACCGACCGCTTCTCGTCCAAGCCCTGGCGTGATCCCGAAGACGACACTCTGCGCCTCGAATGCGGGGTCTTCGGCGTCTACGGCGTGCGCGACGCCGCCGCCGTCACCGCCCTGGGCCTACACGCCCTGCAGCATCGCGGCCAGGAAGCCTGCGGCATCGCCGCCTTCGACGGTCAGCGCTTCCACACCGAACGCCACATGGGCCACGTGGGCGACGCCTTCACCGGCAACGACCTGGTCCAGCGCCTGCCCGGCGGCATGGCCATCGGCCACACCCGCTATTCCACGGCCGGCGGCAGCGGCATCCGCAACGTCCAGCCGATGTTCGCCGATCTGGAAACCGGCGGCGTGGCCATCGCCCACAACGGCAACCTGACCAACTTCCTGACCCTGCGCGAGCGCCTGGTGCAGGAAGGCGCGATCTTCCAGTCGACCAGCGACAGCGAGGTGATCCTTCACCTGATCGCCCGCTCGCGGAAGGCCCGCATCGTTGACCGTTTCATCGACGCCGTCGGCCAGATCGAGGGCGGCTACGCCATCGTGGCCATCACCAACAAGAAGATGATCGGCCTGCGCGATCCGCTGGGCATCCGCCCGCTGGTGCTGGGCGACCTGGACGGCCAGCCGATCCTGGCGTCGGAGACCTGCGCGCTCGACATGATCGGCGCACGCTTCGTGCGCGACGTCGAGCACGGCGAGATGGTGGTGATCTCCGAGACCGGCGTGAAGTCGCTGCGTCCGTTCCAGAACGTCGCCGCCCGCCCCTGCGTGTTCGAATACGTCTACTTCGCCCGCCCCGACAGCGTCGTGAACGGCCGCTCGGTCTATGACGTGCGCAAGCGCATGGGCCAGCGCCTGGCCATCGAGACCGGTGTCGAGGCCGACGTCGTGGTGCCGGTGCCCGACAGCGGCGTGCCCGCCGCCATCGGCTTCGCCCAGCAAAGCGGCCTGCCCTTCGACCTGGGCATCATCCGCAACCACTATGTCGGCCGCACCTTCATCCAGCCAACCCAGGGCGTGCGCGAACTGGGCGTGCGCATGAAGCACAGCCCCAACCGCGCCGTGCTGGAAGGCAAGCGCGTCATCCTGATCGACGACTCGATCGTGCGCGGCACCACCTCGCTGAAGATCGTCCGCATGGTCCGCGAGGCCGGCGCCAAGGAGGTCCACCTCCGTTCGGCCAGCCCGCCGATCAAGTGGCCCGACTTCTACGGCATCGACATGCCCGAGCGCGACCAACTGCTGGCGGCCAACAAGTCGCTGGAAGAGATGGCCCGGTTCCTGGAAGTCGACAGCCTGGGCTTCCTGTCGGTCGACGGCCTCTACCAGGCGCTGGAAGCCGGTCCCCGCGACCCGGCCCACCCGCAGTTCACCGACCATTACTTCACCGGCGACTATCCCACCCGCCTGACCGACCGCGAGATCGCCGAAGGCCGCAACGACCAGGCCGAAAAGCAGCTGTCGCTGTTGAGCGCCTAGGACTCCGCGCCCTTCGAGGCTCGCCGATGGCTCGCGCCTCAGGATGAGGACCGTTGAGCCGACTTCCATCCCCCTCATCCTGAGGCGCCGCGTAGCGGCCTCGAAGGACGCGGGGCGTCGCCGCTAGGATATCGCCTTGCTTAAAGACCTCCTCGCCAAGCTGAAGATCGACGGCTACATCCTGGCCCTGATCGGCATGGTCGTGCTGGCCTCGATCCTGCCCGTACGTGGCCAGGCCGCCGAGATCCTGGGCTGGGTGGTCAAGATCGCCATCGCCCTGCTGTTCTTCCTGCACGGCGCCAAGCTGTCGCGCGAGGCCGTGATCGCGGGCATGACCCACTGGCGTCTGCACCTGACGATCCTGGCCTTCACCTTCGTACTGTTTCCGGCGCTGGGCCTGCTGATCAGCAAGTCGGGCCTGCTGTCGCCCACCCTGTCGACCGGCATGCTGTTCCTGTGCTGCCTGCCGTCCACCGTGCAGTCGTCGATCGCCTTCACCTCGATCGGCCGAGGCAATGTCGCCGCCGCCGTCTGCGCGGCCTCGGCCTCGAACCTGCTGGGCATCTTCCTGACCCCGGTGCTGGTGGGGCTGCTGATGCATGCCCATGGCGACGTCGGCGGCTGGGACTCGATCAAGTCGATCATCATTCAACTGCTGGTCCCGTTCGTGGCCGGCCAGCTGGTTCGCCCCTGGGTCGGCGCCTGGATCGAGCGGCACAAGGCGCTGGTCGGCCGCGTGGACCGCGGCTCGATCCTGTTGGTGGTCTATTCGGCGTTCAGCGCCGCCGTGGTCGGCGGTATCTGGAAGATCGTCTCGATCCCGGAGCTGGGCGTGCTGCTGGTCGCCTGCGTGGTGCTGCTGGCCGTGGTGATGGCCGTCACCATGTTCGGCTCGCGGGCCCTGGGCTTCTCCAAGCCCGACGAGGTGGCCATCGTGTTCTGCGGCTCCAAGAAGAGCCTGGCCACCGGCGTGCCGATGGCCGGCATCCTGTTTCCCGGCGCCACGGCGGGGATCCTGGTTCTGCCCCTGATGCTGTTCCACCAGATCCAGCTGATGGCCTGCTCGGTGCTGGCCCAGCGTTACGGCGCACGGCCGGCGGACGAGGCCTGACACCAACAAAATCCGTTGTTGTTTGTTGGTGAAACCAACGGATTTCGTTTCAACGCCAAACGGTTCTGTTTAGAACCCGCCCATGACTTCCGACTCCGAAAAGCCGCTGGCCGGCCGTCTCGCCCTCGTCACCGGCGCCACGCGCGGCATCGGCGAGGCCATCGCCCTGGGCCTGGCCCAGGCTGGCGCCCACGTCATCGCCCTGGGCCGCACGCAAGGCGCGCTGGAGGCCCTGGACGACGCCATCTTCACCGCCACCGGCGAGCACGCCACCCTGGTGCCGCTGGACCTGCGCGAGGCCGACGGCCTGGATCAGCTGGGCGCGGCCCTCTACGAACGCTTCGGCAAGCTGGACATCCTGGTCGGCGCCGCCGGCGTCCTGGGCGCGCTCACCCCGGTGGGGCACCTGGATCCCAAGGGCTGGGACATGATCATGGCCACCAACCTGACCGCCAACTGGCGGCTGATCCGGGCCATGGATCCGCTGCTGCGCCGCGCCGAAGCCGGCCGGGCCATCTTCCTG
The window above is part of the Caulobacter soli genome. Proteins encoded here:
- the alr gene encoding alanine racemase, producing MTEASLLTIDLDALASNHAVLKAAAGGVELAPAVKADGYGLGAALVAGRLWDEGARSFYVARLSEGMTLRRSLGDRAATIYLLDGVTPGSAPAIEAAGLTPVLNSLPQIEAWNSHARGRVLEAALHIDTGMNRLGLRPEEAVVLTGAMDRLKFLNITLVISHLACASEPDHALNARQLARFTETAALFPNARRSLANSGGVFLGGDYHFDQCRPGISLYGGGPRDVPDARIKAVATLEAPILQARVVPRGESIGYGAAFTAQDTTRVAILAAGYADGVPRAAHPRGAVWFDGALRPMLGRVSMDLIAVDITDCDAARPGAMMQIIGPDLPVDDAAAAAGTTAYELLTRIAPRARRVVKG
- a CDS encoding bile acid:sodium symporter family protein, encoding MLKDLLAKLKIDGYILALIGMVVLASILPVRGQAAEILGWVVKIAIALLFFLHGAKLSREAVIAGMTHWRLHLTILAFTFVLFPALGLLISKSGLLSPTLSTGMLFLCCLPSTVQSSIAFTSIGRGNVAAAVCAASASNLLGIFLTPVLVGLLMHAHGDVGGWDSIKSIIIQLLVPFVAGQLVRPWVGAWIERHKALVGRVDRGSILLVVYSAFSAAVVGGIWKIVSIPELGVLLVACVVLLAVVMAVTMFGSRALGFSKPDEVAIVFCGSKKSLATGVPMAGILFPGATAGILVLPLMLFHQIQLMACSVLAQRYGARPADEA
- a CDS encoding CvpA family protein, which gives rise to MTPFDIIFGLILLVSAVVGFARGASRELTSALSFIVAALLSLLALRVTGPLFRGLMDPDWAATAAAILVTFVIIFVALRLVGAQITKTLHADGALGTLDRLMGLAFGLIRGLVVLGVFSLVFHMATPPDRVPSWMSKSALYPLSNAAGRVLKVFAPKGAGLAGKLAPAIEDAVHDGASDKPSDRKSGEAGYDKNQRRSVDDLVEKSR
- the radA gene encoding DNA repair protein RadA → MARDGAVYACQSCGAVTTKWSGQCSACQSWNSLVEETGVRAPGALSVTKASRARGLQFTGLESDTPAPPRIITGVDEFDRVCGGGVVPGSAILIGGDPGVGKSTLLLEVVAKASLKGVSCAYISGEEAVAQIRGRAERMGFAQAPVKLAAESSLRDILDGLKRDNFDLVVIDSIQTMWSDAHEAGPGTVTQVRACAQELVRLAKKKGVAILLVGHVTKDGQIAGPRVVEHLVDAVLSFEGERGYPFRILRGAKNRFGATDEIGVFEMGDSGLREVKNPSALFLNEGGERAAGAAVFAGIEGSRPVLVEFQALVAPSAYGTPRRAVVGWDSGRLAMVLAVLESRCGLGFGNKDVYLNVAGGLRITEPAADLAAAAALASSALDIALPQDCVVFGEVSLSGEVRPVSRMETRLKEAAKLGFGRALGPLSGLPEGGGALPVAGVARLADAVRRIGDEIWGQLT
- a CDS encoding MarC family protein encodes the protein MEFNPLPVSTAVGAFLLAFPALFSIVNPIGSALIFHQLLADHPPETRRRLAPTIAIYAFCILLGSLLLGGYILNFFGVSLGALRVAGGLVVAIRAWALLMSPEVHAEHKTGDAAPILTRAEDIAFFPLTMPFTTGPGAISVAIALSSQRPAGGSSVIPFFAGASLAAGVIAVLVWLLYRASDRVLAFLGVSGARVMSRLMAFLLMCIGVQIVASGVENLAVQFLARH
- the purF gene encoding amidophosphoribosyltransferase, translated to MTSFGQSTDRFSSKPWRDPEDDTLRLECGVFGVYGVRDAAAVTALGLHALQHRGQEACGIAAFDGQRFHTERHMGHVGDAFTGNDLVQRLPGGMAIGHTRYSTAGGSGIRNVQPMFADLETGGVAIAHNGNLTNFLTLRERLVQEGAIFQSTSDSEVILHLIARSRKARIVDRFIDAVGQIEGGYAIVAITNKKMIGLRDPLGIRPLVLGDLDGQPILASETCALDMIGARFVRDVEHGEMVVISETGVKSLRPFQNVAARPCVFEYVYFARPDSVVNGRSVYDVRKRMGQRLAIETGVEADVVVPVPDSGVPAAIGFAQQSGLPFDLGIIRNHYVGRTFIQPTQGVRELGVRMKHSPNRAVLEGKRVILIDDSIVRGTTSLKIVRMVREAGAKEVHLRSASPPIKWPDFYGIDMPERDQLLAANKSLEEMARFLEVDSLGFLSVDGLYQALEAGPRDPAHPQFTDHYFTGDYPTRLTDREIAEGRNDQAEKQLSLLSA
- a CDS encoding replicative DNA helicase; protein product: MPMSLVPALDLRPSSPMGDIVVAVAPHNLEAEQALLGVLLYDNAAYERLTDSLQGRHFYEPFHQRLFQSIETHIRKGQLAEPILLADEFKHDPAFDELGGLRYLADLVDRAPPAANVGDYARAVFDLALRRDLIRIGGEIASTAHGGVSKDDVKVPARDQIEAAEQQLYTLAESGAASSGFVSFGDALRGAVEMTAEAYSRDGGMSGLASDLIDLDTKIGGLHPSDLIVLAGRPSMGKTALATNIAFNVAKKYAWEPQPDGTKKTVSGGVVAFYSLEMSAEQLALRMLADASGVSGDKLRKGEIDASEFGRVRDAAIELQEAPLYIDATGGISIAKLTARARRLKRQVGLDLIVVDYLQLVTGSDLGSNANRVQEVSQITMGLKALAKELACPVIALSQLSRQVEQREDKRPQLSDLRESGSIEQDADMVWFVYRESYYVGRAEPREGTPEHLQWQEDMDRLQGLAEVIIAKQRHGPIGTVRLSFNSDTTRFGNLARDHYFHQMRSGSEE
- a CDS encoding SDR family NAD(P)-dependent oxidoreductase, which translates into the protein MTSDSEKPLAGRLALVTGATRGIGEAIALGLAQAGAHVIALGRTQGALEALDDAIFTATGEHATLVPLDLREADGLDQLGAALYERFGKLDILVGAAGVLGALTPVGHLDPKGWDMIMATNLTANWRLIRAMDPLLRRAEAGRAIFLTSSVAKTHRAFWGGYAASKAGLEAIVACYDDEMENTTVRAVCVDPGAMRTRMRAGAFPGEDPQTVPAPDTIVPLIVDLSRPDRVPPKGVVRFKERGQESASLG